From Primulina tabacum isolate GXHZ01 chromosome 2, ASM2559414v2, whole genome shotgun sequence, one genomic window encodes:
- the LOC142536940 gene encoding LEAF RUST 10 DISEASE-RESISTANCE LOCUS RECEPTOR-LIKE PROTEIN KINASE-like 1.4 isoform X1: MKAQIPSWFTRFLHLVFATKFFVISQAINGSSNPQQLYNTCSNAFNCGNTINGIGYPFRDIHDPPYCGHPSFILSCDSTNVTRIYLMNTMYQVLEINQAAQIMRVVRDDIMMETCPQVMVNTTLDYTVFGYASTYKNYTFLYGCPASKYPYYNPLSCRSGGSNDGDFVNVYLRPGNLGPGKCNTSVVVLGPGKEDVENGNSTGLVEILREGFEIKWKLDGEACLACTESKGRCGFNIENNQTGCFCPGPPYLADTCSIFANGSSPIPESSPSPSPSPGNSSSKKIGLIIGLALAGAVLASVALGFLIFYSKQRRKKQIVTNYVDKMSKDIAAPPSSKGPLFPSSMNLTNSIPSYPSSKSELGWGSTYFGAHVFDYAELEEATNNFDPSRELGDGGFGTVYYGVLADGRAVAVKRLYENNVRRVEQFMNEVEILTRLRHENLVMLYGCTSRRSRELILVYEYIRNGTVADHLHGKRAKSGLLSWPVRLHIAIETAEALTYLHKSDIIHRDVKTNNVLLDQDFHVKVADFGLSRLFPTDVTHVSTAPQGTPGYVDPEYYQCYQLTEKSDVYSFGVMLVELISSLQAVDTSRHRQDINLSNMAINKIQNRTLHELVDPNLGFDTNSTVRRMVTLVAELAFRCLQHERDMRPSMEDVLEVLRGIQNEDLNANKAEVLDILADEDARLLSIIVDPPSPDSVVANKWGGSSTSNYSG; the protein is encoded by the exons atgAAGGCTCAAATCCCTTCCTGGTTTACTAGGTTCCTTCATCTTGTATTCGCAACAAAATTCTTTGTCATATCCCAAGCCATTAATGGATCCAGCAACCCCCAACAACTCTACAACACATGCAGCAATGCATTCAACTGCGGCAATACAATCAACGGAATCGGCTATCCTTTCCGGGATATTCACGATCCTCCCTACTGTGGCCACCCGAGCTTCATCCTCAGCTGTGATTCAACCAATGTAACAAGAATCTACCTCATGAACACAATGTATCAGGTTCTGGAAATAAACCAAGCCGCTCAAATCATGCGAGTCGTGAGAGACGACATCATGATGGAAACTTGCCCACAAGTGATGGTTAACACCACTTTAGACTACACCGTCTTTGGTTACGCATCCACGTATAAGAATTACACGTTCTTGTACGGTTGCCCGGCTTCGAAATATCCGTATTACAACCCTCTTTCTTGTCGGAGCGGCGGATCAAATGACGGTGATTTTGTAAACGTGTATCTGCGGCCAGGAAATCTGGGCCCTGGAAAGTGTAATACTAGTGTCGTAGTTCTAGGGCCTGGAAAAGAGGACGTTGAAAATGGGAATTCAACAGGTTTGGTTGAAATACTCCGAGAGGGATTCGAGATTAAGTGGAAACTTGATGGCGAAGCTTGTCTTGCGTGTACTGAATCCAAGGGAAGATGTGGATTcaatatagaaaataatcagACGGGCTGCTTTTGCCCTGGTCCTCCATATTTGGCTGACACTTGCTCAATATTCGCTAATGGATCATCGCCTATTCCCGAATCGTCTCCGTCTCCGTCTCCGTCTCCGG GAAATAGCTCTTCGAAGAAAATAGGATTGATTATTG GTCTGGCCCTAGCTGGCGCAGTTCTTGCCAGTGTTGCGCTCGGATTCTTGATTTTCTACAGTAAACAGAGGCGTAAAAAGCAGATTGTAACCAACTATGTTGACAAAATGAGCAAGGATATCGCCGCTCCTCCCTCGAGCAAGGGTCCCTTGTTTCCCAGTTCGATGAATTTAACTAACAGCATCCCTTCATATCCATCTTCCAAATCCGAACTGGGTTGGGGAAGCACATACTTCGGGGCACATGTTTTCGACTATGCTGAACTAGAAGAAGCTACTAATAACTTCGATCCTTCTAGGGAACTTGGAGATGGTGGATTCGGCACTGTATATTATG GGGTGCTAGCTGATGGTCGCGCTGTTGCAGTCAAGCGTTTATATGAAAACAACGTCAGACGAGTGGAGCAATTCATGAATGAAGTCGAGATTCTGACCCGGTTAAGGCACGAAAACCTTGTGATGCTTTACGGATGCACGTCCAGGCGCAGCCGAGAGCTAATACTAGTTTATGAGTACATCCGAAATGGAACAGTGGCTGATCATCTTCATGGAAAACGAGCCAAATCAGGCTTGCTATCTTGGCCAGTTCGGCTACATATAGCCATTGAAACAGCTGAAGCACTTACATATCTTCACAAATCAGACATCATCCATCGAGATGTTAAAACCAACAACGTTCTTCTAGACCAAGATTTTCACGTAAAAGTTGCCGATTTTGGGTTGTCCAGATTGTTCCCCACGGATGTCACCCATGTATCAACGGCCCCACAAGGAACTCCTGGTTATGTCGATCCTGAGTACTACCAGTGTTACCAACTCACCGAAAAGAGTGACGTGTATAGCTTCGGAGTGATGTTAGTCGAGCTTATATCATCATTACAGGCCGTGGACACAAGCAGACACCGGCAAGATATCAACTTATCAAACATGGCTATTAACAAGATCCAGAACCGGACATTGCATGAGTTGGTGGATCCAAATCTTGGTTTTGACACGAATAGTACAGTGCGAAGGATGGTCACATTGGTCGCGGAATTAGCTTTTCGATGCTTGCAACATGAAAGGGATATGAGACCCTCGATGGAAGATGTTCTTGAGGTTCTGAGAGGGATTCAGAATGAGGATCTGAATGCGAATAAGGCAGAAGTACTCGACATTTTGGCGGATGAAGATGCTCGACTGCTTAGCATCATCGTTGACCCTCCGTCACCGGATTCGGTTGTCGCCAACAAATGGGGAGGTAGCTCTACATCTAATTATAGTGGCTGA
- the LOC142536940 gene encoding LEAF RUST 10 DISEASE-RESISTANCE LOCUS RECEPTOR-LIKE PROTEIN KINASE-like 1.4 isoform X2, with product MPPFPLFITLVATLFTAVRSQNDAATFPDCDRTFSCGAITNITYPFTGGDRPSYCGVPEYALTCRDDTITEMTHGALVYRVLQLDQTQKTLVLSRSDLYTTTCPSEFRNTTLNSSLFSYESVQNEDLSLFYGCNTTAMTVTPTNLFQCNSGGFSFTNAYYIIGPVPTDPILRILSCSVSITVPVLRDVGNLLSNLQLTLGKALTEGFGVNYVDPYEKWCSECSRLGGRCGFDSSLVQPVCICGDRPCPFAVTLAPEASSNASEGNSSSKKIGLIIGLALAGAVLASVALGFLIFYSKQRRKKQIVTNYVDKMSKDIAAPPSSKGPLFPSSMNLTNSIPSYPSSKSELGWGSTYFGAHVFDYAELEEATNNFDPSRELGDGGFGTVYYGVLADGRAVAVKRLYENNVRRVEQFMNEVEILTRLRHENLVMLYGCTSRRSRELILVYEYIRNGTVADHLHGKRAKSGLLSWPVRLHIAIETAEALTYLHKSDIIHRDVKTNNVLLDQDFHVKVADFGLSRLFPTDVTHVSTAPQGTPGYVDPEYYQCYQLTEKSDVYSFGVMLVELISSLQAVDTSRHRQDINLSNMAINKIQNRTLHELVDPNLGFDTNSTVRRMVTLVAELAFRCLQHERDMRPSMEDVLEVLRGIQNEDLNANKAEVLDILADEDARLLSIIVDPPSPDSVVANKWGGSSTSNYSG from the exons ATGCCTCCCTTTCCTCTTTTCATCACACTCGTCGCCACCCTCTTCACGGCGGTGCGTTCCCAGAACGATGCAGCCACATTCCCAGACTGCGACCGCACCTTCTCATGCGGCGCCATCACCAACATAACCTACCCTTTCACAGGCGGCGACCGCCCCTCGTACTGCGGAGTTCCTGAATACGCACTCACCTGCAGAGACGACACGATCACCGAGATGACGCATGGTGCACTCGTTTACAGAGTCCTGCAACTCGATCAAACTCAGAAAACTCTCGTTCTGTCTCGCTCCGACCTGTACACTACCACCTGCCCGTCGGAATTCCGGAACACGACCCTCAATTCCTCGTTGTTCTCTTACGAAAGTGTTCAAAATGAAGATCTTAGTTTGTTCTATGGCTGCAACACTACCGCGATGACGGTGACACCGACCAATCTTTTCCAGTGCAATTCCGGTGGCTTCAGTTTCACCAATGCGTATTATATTATCGGGCCGGTGCCAACCGACCCGATTTTGAGGATCCTATCTTGTAGCGTTAGTATTACGGTGCCTGTTTTGCGGGATGTAGGCAATCTACTTTCGAATCTGCAGCTGACACTTGGGAAGGCATTAACAGAAGGTTTTGGTGTGAATTATGTCGACCCGTACGAGAAGTGGTGCTCCGAGTGCAGTAGGTTAGGCGGGCGATGCGGGTTCGATTCGAGTTTGGTTCAACCCGTTTGTATTTGTGGAGATAGGCCTTGTCCTTTTGCTGTAACACTTGCTCCAGAAGCTAGTTCAAATGCTTCTGAAG GAAATAGCTCTTCGAAGAAAATAGGATTGATTATTG GTCTGGCCCTAGCTGGCGCAGTTCTTGCCAGTGTTGCGCTCGGATTCTTGATTTTCTACAGTAAACAGAGGCGTAAAAAGCAGATTGTAACCAACTATGTTGACAAAATGAGCAAGGATATCGCCGCTCCTCCCTCGAGCAAGGGTCCCTTGTTTCCCAGTTCGATGAATTTAACTAACAGCATCCCTTCATATCCATCTTCCAAATCCGAACTGGGTTGGGGAAGCACATACTTCGGGGCACATGTTTTCGACTATGCTGAACTAGAAGAAGCTACTAATAACTTCGATCCTTCTAGGGAACTTGGAGATGGTGGATTCGGCACTGTATATTATG GGGTGCTAGCTGATGGTCGCGCTGTTGCAGTCAAGCGTTTATATGAAAACAACGTCAGACGAGTGGAGCAATTCATGAATGAAGTCGAGATTCTGACCCGGTTAAGGCACGAAAACCTTGTGATGCTTTACGGATGCACGTCCAGGCGCAGCCGAGAGCTAATACTAGTTTATGAGTACATCCGAAATGGAACAGTGGCTGATCATCTTCATGGAAAACGAGCCAAATCAGGCTTGCTATCTTGGCCAGTTCGGCTACATATAGCCATTGAAACAGCTGAAGCACTTACATATCTTCACAAATCAGACATCATCCATCGAGATGTTAAAACCAACAACGTTCTTCTAGACCAAGATTTTCACGTAAAAGTTGCCGATTTTGGGTTGTCCAGATTGTTCCCCACGGATGTCACCCATGTATCAACGGCCCCACAAGGAACTCCTGGTTATGTCGATCCTGAGTACTACCAGTGTTACCAACTCACCGAAAAGAGTGACGTGTATAGCTTCGGAGTGATGTTAGTCGAGCTTATATCATCATTACAGGCCGTGGACACAAGCAGACACCGGCAAGATATCAACTTATCAAACATGGCTATTAACAAGATCCAGAACCGGACATTGCATGAGTTGGTGGATCCAAATCTTGGTTTTGACACGAATAGTACAGTGCGAAGGATGGTCACATTGGTCGCGGAATTAGCTTTTCGATGCTTGCAACATGAAAGGGATATGAGACCCTCGATGGAAGATGTTCTTGAGGTTCTGAGAGGGATTCAGAATGAGGATCTGAATGCGAATAAGGCAGAAGTACTCGACATTTTGGCGGATGAAGATGCTCGACTGCTTAGCATCATCGTTGACCCTCCGTCACCGGATTCGGTTGTCGCCAACAAATGGGGAGGTAGCTCTACATCTAATTATAGTGGCTGA